GAACCCGCTAAAAAACATGTCTTAaccgaccaaaagtagtttcaaaAGGTCTGAAAAAGCGGGTCTAAAACAGCTAAAAAAGGTCTGGACCAGATGTTCGCTTTTTAAGCTCCTTGTCTTTGTGCCCTGAGCCTTTAAACTACCATGGGTAGCACATAGTTACCACAAATAGAATGTTTCAATCAAACCAGACCTTTCTTTAAAGCATATGACCATGCTAACCATCCAAATTCCTAAACCGGTCAAACGATCTTTGGCTAGGTTATAGAAACAACTAGCTTAACCAATCAAACTATCATTCAAAGCAGTTGCTACAAACACCCTTACGGCAATTTAAGCATCAATCACCAATTCTGATTCAGTCTTCTAAGACCAAGGCCCCTAACCTAACTAGTCATATTTACAGAGGAAGTGTTTAAACTTAAAAGAGCCAGAGAGGAACAGATTATTAGTGATCAAAATTCAAATGTACAGCTACTTAGATCTTTCTGCACTAGGTCGATACTTAGGCCCAGCTATGTAACAACCAAAGTACAACTAGGTTTGCCAATTACATTAAAGACAGCAAGGTAAACACAGCATTTGATTCACTAATACCAATTGCTCCCAAATCATGAGGAACAATATCCGTCGAACGGAATAAACGTAACTGAACGTTTAGTGAACCGCTCAACAGAAAGTTTGTTCATTTGATAAACTAACAAACATAAACAATATTCATCAAAATAAATGAACAAATGAACACGCCTCGTTCGTTTATATTCCTGAACATCCATTAAAAATAGACACAAAATATCATTTGTGTTTATCTTTGTTTGTTCAGTTACATATAAATGAATCGACACGAACTAAGCCTTGTTCGAGTTTGTTTCCAGCCCTAACTACATCGAAACTATACAGCGTCATCCAGATGCACAAACGATGAAAAAATAAAACCGTCGTAAAAAGACCAAAAATCCCTGATTATTTCTTTTCTCAATAGCATAATTGTAGAATTAAAAGAAAGAGTTATTGCCAATAAATGCCAGATTACCATAACTGTTTCAGTTGGAAGTAAGGTTTATCTGACAAAGCCCCGTATCAAGAGCTTCCTAGTTCACAGAAAATAAAAACCCTACCTCCAACTTTGAAATAATACTGACATTCAAAATTCATCGGCGAGccacagaaaataaaaataacaaaacaaagaTCACAAAAGACTAGTTTGTGATGCAGCACAACAAAAATAGAAGCAATTAGATGAGCAGAAACCTCAACTGTAACATGAAGCCTATTTACACAACTGATGCTTCATTGTCTGTATTGTATCAACTTCACAGCTAACTTATGCCGCCGAGATTCTACAAAACAACCAATAATATATGTTCCATTCTTAAGTATCTTGTTATTTCAGATAGAGTATTATATACTATTCATATCAAATGTAAAATACGTACCTTTGGGACAAAGCGTTCTAGGAACTTGCGAAACCGTTGTACTTTTGCTTGCCTTAATGATGATTTTCTGCATCCGGGcaacttttttacttttcttCTCTTAAAGAAATCCTCTGTATCGAGGACGTAGGATATCTGTCAGCAATCAACTGATTAGAACGCAGTTAAGTTTTACCAAGAGATGCAATATGCCAccagaatgtttttttttttttttttttgcagacaAATACATAATAGCACATGGAACAATTATTTCATGAGGATACGTATCAAGGAAACAGAGCAAATTCAAATAGTGAGATTATAATCTACCTGGCAAAATAATCATGTGAAAATGGAAATTGTATCATATAATTATTGTACATTTAACTGCATATTTATTACTCTTTCACGAAAAAAGACCATCTCTTTAAGAGGAAATTCTTAACTTTAGAAATTAATTGGATTCCCGCAAACTACATGACACGATACGAGTAAGATCTGGTACTGAATTACACAATTAGATTCTACTTAAAGAAATAAACATTAAAAACAAACTAGCAAATCACAATCCATCCTGATTCGCAACTGTAATTTGTGAATTGTGATCTGTAAATTCTTAATATTTCTTACCAGATTTGTGATAAGAGCTGCTCGATAATAATAAAGGAAACGAAACGCAATCAGATCAACAGATAGAATGAACAACAGTCATAATTTCCTTGTGATGAATATACAATCCAAAACCCCTATTTATATAAATGAAGCAGTCTAAAAATACTAACTAAAAAAGGTTAATGCCATAAAAAACCAACATACTTTCTCATTTTGCATGAAAAATCCCTCAACCCAAACTTGTAAAAGAAAACCGACTTGTTAATGGGTTAAAACTTGATGAGGTGGCATTTCAAATGTGTAAAAGTGCAAACATAAATAACTTATTTGATCATATAAGTAGGTATAAATTAGTAAATAAGCAATCAAAAATTGACGAGTTAGTGTTCCACGCGATAAAACGTGTACGTTACATCCGCGTCAACAAAAAACCACCTACATAGCCTCACGAATGAAACGAGACGTTTATGAATCTGTACCTTTTAAACAAGTTTAGGGGCTGTAATCGGTGATGGACCCAGAAATTTATTAGGGAATGGGGGGATAGGTTTTGAAAAAACAACATATGATGATATATTAACATGAAACGATTTAACCCAAATTCTTATCCTCCGGCGGATCCCACAAAGAAGATTATCCTAACCAACTAATATAGACATAGGAGTAGAGGTAGGCCGTGTTAAGACTTAGATAAAACTTTTATGTAAACAAATATTCCAACTTGTAAGAATTCCCAGCAGGGTTAGACATTGAATTGCCACCAAGACGATGCCCGGACCCGTAACCCAACAAGGGCAGTCCCGACTGTTGAGAATAGCGAAAACGAGACGACAGCGTATGAGAATCTGATGGTCGAAGTATCAACTCAACATCCTTAGCCAAGGACATCGCATCAATACATGAAGTTGGGCGATGTAAACGGACCCTCTGTTTGACATCATCCTTCAATCCCGCAAGAAAACAACCAATAACTTGAGACTCGGGTAAACGAGGAACCAAAGACAACAAATACTCGAAATCATCAATAAAATCATAAATGGAATCTGATTGCTGAATAGTTGCCAATTGTTCATACGGGTTCTGAATCGCGAGACCACTAAACCGTTGCAACAATTCTGATTGAAAATCCAGCCACGAAAGAGATGGTCGAACCTGAGTGAGGACCATAAACCAGTGTTGAGCAACACCAATCATACTCAGTTGAGCAAGCTGTAAGCAAGAAGCATCAGGAGTCTGATTGAGATCGAAAAACAGGTTCGCCTTCTGGATCCAGCCTTGCGGATCAAAACCAGAGAACTCAGGCAATTTCACCTTCTTCACAGCCCATGGTAAGCCAAACAGAGGATCAGAAGAGCCAGATTTGGGGCCGGACGTCGAGAACACCATACCTGAGGATCCAGATCCAGACGAATCATCCATATGTTTCTTCTCCTGCGATTTCATCCACGCTAACACAACTTACGAAATTCAGCAGATTCGGCCCGATCGTCATTCAATGCTGTGAGAGATGCCTTAATCTCAGCAACATCGGACTGTAGTTGATGAATTTGTTGTTCATGAGCATCCAATCGAGAGGTTTGATTCACCATGATGGAAACGGAAATTGAAGCGACAGTTGAATCGGAATTTAGATCGGAAATTGAATGAAACAGAACAGAGAAGAAATCGGAGGAGAGCAGAGGTGAGGCAGGTCGGACCAATGATAGGGTTTTGAATTGTGTATAATAAAAATGATGAAATCGAATGATACTAATTGTATTAAATTGAAAGATTTGATCACAAGGATCTACAAGGATAACAACCACAAGTGGTCCTAGGGCTATGGCCTTCTCATGCACATGGCAATGAGCCGAGCCTAACAACTAACCAATTCCGTTCCCCCCTTCCCCAAGTCACTAGTGATCTTTATTTATAAAAGGTAAAAGTTACATATACCCCCTCCCACAATTGCAAAATACTATTTAAGTGAAAAAACTAACATACGATTCCtatcaaataacaaataaatatataaaatatgttCAGGCCCCTTAAATTGGGGGGTGTAGAGTGCGTCAGGTGGGCCGGCCCACGatttagatttacacaaacaatCAGCCAATCAGGCCCCCTTAAATTGTGCGTAATCTACAAAAATGGGCCTCGGGGTGCCTCCCCCCTATTATGCACTGGATCCGTGTATGACTAATATACCAAAAATATGTTGTGCAACTTTTCACGCAAAATGAAAAGTATGTTGGTTTTTATGGTATGAGCCCCTAGATAAAAATACTAATTCCTAATCCTTTACCGATGATAAAAACAAAGTCATCTATTAGAAAGGACCGTTGGTACTCATCTCCCAATAAGACTTAACTTTTTTAACGGCCCCAATAAGACTTATTTAATAACTAATATACGTCTAGACCGTACGAATTTTTCATCATGCTACAAATTTAATACTACATTCACTGATAAAAAACTTATTGACATGAAAGATACCGGAAAGGTTTGTAACACCTCAAGCCCAAAGTGATGGCTAGCCCACTGACCCTCAAGTGAACTTATAAGCAATTAAGCATGATGAAAATTATTAGTAGCCTACATCTTAAGGCCTATAGGTGATTTTCGATCCATGTGAGACACGTTGCCCCGACCCACAAACTTCACCTAATCAATTGTCACACTTCACCTGTTAAATCCATAAGCACCAACAATTTCCATATTGTTCTTCTACCACTGTTATTATCTATGTTTTTTCTTTGTTTCTTAAATTTCAAATCTTTATGTTTATGAGTATTTGATAAACGATTTATGTTGTCATTACCACATAATATAttttacggtatttaaaataagAGGAAAATATTTATTACATTAATTGCTTCTTTGTTTCTTAACTATTTTGGGTCCATGAACAATTTAGTTTCCATTATTTGCCTCTTTGTTTTTTAACTAATTTGGATTGGTAACAATTTGCTTTTACAAATTTCGACATTCGTAAGATATGAAGGCTAGGGTTAGCATGAAAGTAGATTAAGATCAAGGACATAGAATGTGAGAGTGAAGTAAGTACGGTGTAAATGTGTGACGGTGCGAGAGTGCATACATTGTCCTCTATCAAGTAAATATTCTATAATATAAaggggaaggttaacgtacaatagccTCTTAACGTGTGACGGTGCGAGAGTGCATTACGCATGTTAATTTTtaaaaggcaaattggatttaaataatcccaactttctcagtttggctgataataatcccaactcggttatttgccgataataatccgaattggtccacttttggccgataatagtctgcgttaaaaatagcttaatggagttaagtgttttttcgaattacaaaccaatgttttagggcttttgattagaacgaggataTGGTTTGATTGATGTAAAgtttacctcgaaatactgccccaaacgacgaaaacggtgtttcagttcgggtgtttaaacttccaattaacaaaaatcaagtcgtttggagcaccgtttcgagataagttttacataaatcgactcgtatcctcgttctgatcaaaatccctaaaacatTGGTTTGCAATTCGGAAAAAAAAagtaactccgttaagctatttttagcgGCGAACTATTATcagccaaaagtggaccagttaggattattatcggctaaagtgagaaagttgagattatttaaatccaatttgcctgtTTAAAATGTGCACGTTAGAATACATAATTACGCACATTATTTACATAATTACGAATGGGTTGGGCGAAAccctaattacgcacgttatttgCATAATTATGCACGTTATTATTTCACTCGTGCACGGTCGCACGTTAAGACCCTTTTGTATTTAAGACTTTCACTATACACACacactatgcagttaatatcagTGGGATATCGGTTATCGGCCCTCTACAAAATATCGGTCCGGAATATTGAATCCAATATTATTGGCAATACTGACCGTTATTTTGGATGCCTTGGTTGATGTATACTCGGAGGAAGATATCATGGCTTACGATTAGATCATGTTTCAAACATTGCCACTTTTGAGTTTTGACttttgatattactattaataGTATATACGTTTACGTTTTATATATATTCAGCATTATTttaaattaccgatatcccaccgtaATAACCGATATCTCATATATCGGCCCTTGACCGATATTTGATTTTAGACCACATTAACTGCATAGTATATATTGGTAGGGGTATCAAatcagagtaggctcgagcggaagcggaacaaacacacacacactagcagaaaataaagaacacgagaatttacgtggttcggtcaaggtgacctgcgtccacgggttgcaactagggttttacttttattagatgctcacaactgttttcagaatgacacagattacaattacatcataggtatttatagaacaagattagggtttcctacttggtcaacaagttaactaagtgggcctaataactagggccggctaaccctaactagggcaggctaaccctaattagggccggctaccctaaagcctacgaacccaacaTATATACGCACAGACACACACTCCAAAAGTACTATTATCGTGTTAATAGGCAAGAAGCCATGAAACAACAATGAAAGAAAATATGGGCTTGAAAGAAAATATGGGCTTCGGAACACCAAAGAAGATACGTTGCAGATTTTCATAAAAGAAAGACAAGGTTCATTAAAACGGAAACAGGTAATTTAGAGTATCTACTTCATTATATAATAGTTTTGTCATTTGTGCCTACACACGAGATAAAATCTCTTATTTGTTTTTCCAGAATATAAATCATTCTTGTTTCTGCAACAACAAATAGATACAATATATATTTAAGGAAAAGAGACGAAAACAAGGAAACATAATGCAGATGCACCTGTACAGCAGCAATGAAAAGAACAGCAAATACCTTTGACGAGTTGCAAGACATCTTATACTCCAAACCATTGACCCCGTAAACACCTTCCATTGCAGCTGACATGGCAGAAGATTCATCCATGACCGAGTATTGGCGTTTATTTCTACAAATAGTTACAATTTTGATGTCATTAGAAAACAAAATAGCTCTTACATTCAGTCAAACTGAAAAACGATCATTTAAAAGTGTATTTTACCTCTGCATCATAATGCCATATTCCTTTATTCCAAGAGGCACAACAGAAAGAAAATCATTGTGTAAATAAGCTGCAAAATTAGCATCCACGGAAACCGCAACGGTTTCAGCCTTTTCATTCCTATCATCCATCAGCTGGATAGTTAAACAAGATGGGCCAGATGACTGCAAAGgatagaaaataaaataaataaataaaaaatgcaTTCGATtccaaaaaagaaaaagaattaaCTTTAGGAAAAGGCGAGAGGGCTTACAAACTGAAATCTGAATATGTTTTCCTCATGGAGGATATTATGTACATTCTCATAGTATACAGAATCAATAAACTTCTCAGGCGTTCGAGATCTTTCGTACTCGTATAGTTGAAGTAGTTTGTTGTCCACCTCATCACCAGCAACATTTTGAAGCTGCATCCATAAAGAGATTAATCAGAACCGTTAAGCATATACGATATTTTATAAGTTTTGACAGGTATATATGAAGTTTCCTTAAATGAATTAAGCATAAGATCAAATGTAGGTGCATACCTGTTTCACGAGCTTATAAATTAGCTTATCTAAGGTAAATAACACATAAGATTGATTTCCAAGAATGGCTCGACAATCATCTTCAAATTTTGCGTTATCAGCAGATCCATCAAGCAGATTATATAAAGCACTCATAAATCTGCACGGTACAACAATACTATAGTGAGGAAAAATACTTGTTATAAAATTCTGaatataacatattaaaaaaGTGTAACTGAATTACCTAGAATACAAATCAGGTGGAGAAGTGTCCTTAGCAGCTCTCCATTTTGTTTCAGCAGATGTCGAATTAACTCGAGCAAATAATAGTCTTTCATATAATACCTGACAACATTAAACAGTatatttaaaaacaaaaacaaaaacaaaataataccatgtttaaaaaataaaacagagTCGTGTTCTTACTTGATGAAGCCTAAAAAGCACATAGAAAGATTCTTTTCCATAGAAAACATTACAATCTTTTTTCCCGCCATCATGTAACGGAGAAGCCACACGTTTCGCAAGTGGTTTTGCAGTAAGCAACATATGATCTGAAGATACCAATGATGTGGCATCTTCTGCACCCTCAGCCTCACCTTCACTTTCGGCTTTACCGTCGATATCGTCATGGTCTCTGTCTTCTTCTTCATGCTCTTCCCTCGACACATCATCCGCAGCAGACTCACTTCCCGACACATCATCTCCACCTTCCGGAACATTCTCACTGTCCTCATCATCAGCATCCGGGTCAATCTCTACACTATGCTTTCCTTTAGCATGCGTCCCGTTATCATTTCCGTAGCCAACGAAATCACCGTCATCAAAATCACCGTTTGGTGATAACTCTCCCTCTTCTTTCTCAAACTTAGCATAACTTCCATCATTGTTTGACTTGACTTCATGGCCGTCCTCATGAACATTATTAGGTTTAGAAAAAACTTTACCATTTACAAGACCGTTTATCGGAGTTTTATCCACAGCACTGGTATTCTTAGATCCGTCTTCTTTAGGCAAAGTACCGCCGTTCACCAAAATGCCCTTGCTTGAAACTAGTCCATTGCAGGGTGATTTTCCTTGCTTAACAGTCAAGGTACCGCTATCGCTGCCGGGACTACCGTCAATTTCACCTTCGTTTTTGGTGGGACCATGTGTAGATATCTCGGCATCTTCGATGTTATCGGAATTATGGGGCCGAGACGGAACACCGAGAACTGGCTCCAAGAATGTAGTCCAAAGTTCGATGACTTTGTTCAGTTGTTCATCGGTTGTGCAAATCTCCTCACATGAAAATTTAATAAGTTTAAATAAGTCTTCATGAATATCCTTGTCAGTAAACTCAAACTCGAGATTCGGCATAATAGAGTGTCGGTTTCCAGCAGCGATACTAAGGAGCACGTCATCGTCTTTCTGGCTCTTTTCTTTTATTCCTTTGATCTCCGTGACTAAGCCTAGTCATACAGACAGCAAAAAACGATTTTTAATATGAGAAGCGGTTAGTCGGTTACAACCGCCAACGTTACAATCAGTAAATGCCGAGATTCACTTACATTTCATGCTCAAACTCTTTGAatcttgttgcttgaaatagaaacTCCTGTGATCAAGTGATTTGTAATGATTCTTTGCATACACATCCGCCCAAACCTTGTTGAAATCCGATCTACATTTCGTCCATTCGCCTTGTTTCTGCTTCAAGCGGATTAATATAACGGGCAATGAAACAGACGGGTTTTTACGCAGTGTATCCATCACTTCAAGACCATGATCGCCGTATAGACGTTCAATGCAACGTAAATTCAAAGCTACAAGTATtgataacaaaataaaataaaatgagaaCAATAATACATAACTGAGTTAAAACCAttcataataaaaataaacaatataATTACCAGTGAAGTGATCTTCGATACGAATGGGACCCTCTGAATTAATCGAACCGTCGTTAATGCTGTTTAGTAGTTCCTCAGCGTGTTTAATAGCTGAACTCACCGACTCCAACAGCATGTCTAGCTCAAACCTAGAAAAACATTATGACGATACGTACTTATTTAGATTTATGTCTATATCGGTTTCTCTTTACACTTGAAGACtataatataaattaataaaagtataaaactaCCTGTCATCTTCACATCTAAAAAGACTCTCTTCATACTGGTTTTTACGCATATGCTTGAACGAATAATCTTCACTACCAGAAGTCACAGATACCCAAAGATCGTTCAGTACTTGCGTACCCAGCTCTGATCTTTGACTTACTGCCGGAATCGGGTACTACAGAAGACAATATACCATATATAATATGTCAAAACATGAAAGTACGTTACTTGATAGCAGTAAAAAGAGGTCAAACGGTCAAAGACACAATAGACTTACATCGTCAGGAAGAAGTCGATAACTTGGAGTGCATCTTTGACAATTAGAGAGGTCGAGTTCTTGTATTGACTTCCCCCAATACTTCTCTTTGTACCGGTCCTTCTCTTTATTAGCTTCGATTTCACGTCTATTTTCTCGTTCTTTCTCATCGGTTCTTGTAGACTTGGAAACATTCCATAAAGCTTCTGAAATAGATATAATGTGAAAATGTGTGAGAATTTTTCTCCATTCTGAGTGTAAAATCCATTAAAattagggctgcaaatgaaccgaacgaacacgaagaAGGCCAtgtccgtgttcgttcgttaagaaaattaatgtgttcatgaacacttaccgaacgagattttttgtTCGTATTTGTTCGCTAAGAAAAAGAACGTGTctgtgttcatttgtgtttgttcGTTAATTTTAGGTAACGAACAGAAATGATCAAAACAAAcgtcaacaaacacaaacaaacattcacgaacacaaatgaaaacaGACAAACataaacaagcgttcatgaacgAAAACGaacatatattaaatattttattaaatatacaATATACTATAACTTATTAAGTATTTTATTAGtgagaattttgaagtattaaataaaatataaaaattaaaagcCTAATAAtaaactatcgaacacaaacgaacataaacgaacacgatactgaacgttcacgaacgtaAATGAACGATCGCAGCCTCTATTCATGCTTGTTCATTTAACTaacgaacggaatttcttgttcatgtttgttcatttaaccaaACGAACTTCCAGCCgaatggttcacgaactgttcgctgaacgtttggttcgtttgaagCCCTAATTTAAATACATTAAAATGTGCAGAAACGAGAAAACCAAAAAAAGTAGCAGAACATACTTTTGT
Above is a window of Helianthus annuus cultivar XRQ/B chromosome 14, HanXRQr2.0-SUNRISE, whole genome shotgun sequence DNA encoding:
- the LOC110903922 gene encoding paired amphipathic helix protein Sin3-like 2 isoform X1, with protein sequence MKRLRDDGYANSQFKRPFASSRGESYGQPQAPGGGGEAAGGAGVGAGAGGGVSGGSNAQKLTTNDALTYLKEVKDMFQDQREKYDMFLDVMKDFKAQRIDTAGVIARVKELFKGHNNLIFGFNTFLPKGYEITVIEDDEVPPKRSVEFEEAINFVNKIKKRFQNDDQVYKSFLDILNMYRKEHKGINEVYSEVATLFDDHPDLLDEFTRFLPVASADASTHHASLRHPYQRYDERSSAAVPLRLGQHDKQRVRRDRINAERDAGVDCSDMDDKTMMKLHKEQRKRAEKESRDRRNNDQDYKDPDLDSNRDRLEKRKSARKVEDFGVHSGSAPYDDKDALKSLYSHEFAFCENVKNRLRSAEDYQAFLKCLHIYSTEIITRKELQSLVADLLGKHTDLMEGFSAFLERCENIDGFLAGVMDKKALWNVSKSTRTDEKERENRREIEANKEKDRYKEKYWGKSIQELDLSNCQRCTPSYRLLPDDYPIPAVSQRSELGTQVLNDLWVSVTSGSEDYSFKHMRKNQYEESLFRCEDDRFELDMLLESVSSAIKHAEELLNSINDGSINSEGPIRIEDHFTALNLRCIERLYGDHGLEVMDTLRKNPSVSLPVILIRLKQKQGEWTKCRSDFNKVWADVYAKNHYKSLDHRSFYFKQQDSKSLSMKCLVTEIKGIKEKSQKDDDVLLSIAAGNRHSIMPNLEFEFTDKDIHEDLFKLIKFSCEEICTTDEQLNKVIELWTTFLEPVLGVPSRPHNSDNIEDAEISTHGPTKNEGEIDGSPGSDSGTLTVKQGKSPCNGLVSSKGILVNGGTLPKEDGSKNTSAVDKTPINGLVNGKVFSKPNNVHEDGHEVKSNNDGSYAKFEKEEGELSPNGDFDDGDFVGYGNDNGTHAKGKHSVEIDPDADDEDSENVPEGGDDVSGSESAADDVSREEHEEEDRDHDDIDGKAESEGEAEGAEDATSLVSSDHMLLTAKPLAKRVASPLHDGGKKDCNVFYGKESFYVLFRLHQVLYERLLFARVNSTSAETKWRAAKDTSPPDLYSRFMSALYNLLDGSADNAKFEDDCRAILGNQSYVLFTLDKLIYKLVKQLQNVAGDEVDNKLLQLYEYERSRTPEKFIDSVYYENVHNILHEENIFRFQFSSGPSCLTIQLMDDRNEKAETVAVSVDANFAAYLHNDFLSVVPLGIKEYGIMMQRNKRQYSVMDESSAMSAAMEGVYGVNGLEYKMSCNSSKISYVLDTEDFFKRRKVKKLPGCRKSSLRQAKVQRFRKFLERFVPKNLGGIS
- the LOC110903922 gene encoding paired amphipathic helix protein Sin3-like 2 isoform X2, which codes for MKRLRDDGYANSQFKRPFASSRGESYGQPQAPGGGGEAAGGAGVGAGAGGGVSGGSNAQKLTTNDALTYLKEVKDMFQDQREKYDMFLDVMKDFKAQRIDTAGVIARVKELFKGHNNLIFGFNTFLPKGYEITVIEDDEVPPKRSVEFEEAINFVNKIKKRFQNDDQVYKSFLDILNMYRKEHKGINEVYSEVATLFDDHPDLLDEFTRFLPVASADASTHHASLRHPYQRYDERSSAAVPLRLGQHDKRVRRDRINAERDAGVDCSDMDDKTMMKLHKEQRKRAEKESRDRRNNDQDYKDPDLDSNRDRLEKRKSARKVEDFGVHSGSAPYDDKDALKSLYSHEFAFCENVKNRLRSAEDYQAFLKCLHIYSTEIITRKELQSLVADLLGKHTDLMEGFSAFLERCENIDGFLAGVMDKKALWNVSKSTRTDEKERENRREIEANKEKDRYKEKYWGKSIQELDLSNCQRCTPSYRLLPDDYPIPAVSQRSELGTQVLNDLWVSVTSGSEDYSFKHMRKNQYEESLFRCEDDRFELDMLLESVSSAIKHAEELLNSINDGSINSEGPIRIEDHFTALNLRCIERLYGDHGLEVMDTLRKNPSVSLPVILIRLKQKQGEWTKCRSDFNKVWADVYAKNHYKSLDHRSFYFKQQDSKSLSMKCLVTEIKGIKEKSQKDDDVLLSIAAGNRHSIMPNLEFEFTDKDIHEDLFKLIKFSCEEICTTDEQLNKVIELWTTFLEPVLGVPSRPHNSDNIEDAEISTHGPTKNEGEIDGSPGSDSGTLTVKQGKSPCNGLVSSKGILVNGGTLPKEDGSKNTSAVDKTPINGLVNGKVFSKPNNVHEDGHEVKSNNDGSYAKFEKEEGELSPNGDFDDGDFVGYGNDNGTHAKGKHSVEIDPDADDEDSENVPEGGDDVSGSESAADDVSREEHEEEDRDHDDIDGKAESEGEAEGAEDATSLVSSDHMLLTAKPLAKRVASPLHDGGKKDCNVFYGKESFYVLFRLHQVLYERLLFARVNSTSAETKWRAAKDTSPPDLYSRFMSALYNLLDGSADNAKFEDDCRAILGNQSYVLFTLDKLIYKLVKQLQNVAGDEVDNKLLQLYEYERSRTPEKFIDSVYYENVHNILHEENIFRFQFSSGPSCLTIQLMDDRNEKAETVAVSVDANFAAYLHNDFLSVVPLGIKEYGIMMQRNKRQYSVMDESSAMSAAMEGVYGVNGLEYKMSCNSSKISYVLDTEDFFKRRKVKKLPGCRKSSLRQAKVQRFRKFLERFVPKNLGGIS